A part of Rhinolophus ferrumequinum isolate MPI-CBG mRhiFer1 chromosome 11, mRhiFer1_v1.p, whole genome shotgun sequence genomic DNA contains:
- the C1QTNF5 gene encoding complement C1q tumor necrosis factor-related protein 5, translating into MRPLLALLLLGLAVGSPPLDDNKIPSLCPGQPGLPGTPGHHGSQGLPGRDGRDGRDGAPGAPGEKGEGGKPGLPGPRGEPGPRGEAGPVGATGPAGECSVPPRSAFSAKRSESRVPPPSDAPLPFDRVLVNEQGHYDAATGKFTCQVPGVYYFAVHATVYRASLQFDLVKNGESIASFFQFFGGWPKPASLSGGTMVRLEPEDQVWVQVGVGDYIGIYASIKTDSTFSGFLVYSDWHSSPVFA; encoded by the exons ATGAGGCCTCTCCTCGCCCTGCTGCTCCTGGGCCTGGCGGTCGGCTCACCTCCACTGGACGACAACAAGATCCCCAGCCTGTGCCCGGGGCAGCCCGGCCTCCCAGGCACGCCAGGCCACCACGGCAGCCAGGGCTTGCCAGGTCGTGACGGCCGCGACGGCCGAGACGGCGCGCCCGGGGCTCCCGGAGAGAAGGGCGAGGGCGGGAAGCCCG GACTACCGGGGCCCCGTGGGGAGCCCGGGCCGCGAGGAGAGGCGGGCCCGGTGGGGGCGACCGGGCCTGCGGGGGAGTGCTCCGTGCCTCCGCGCTCCGCCTTCAGTGCCAAGCGCTCGGAGAGTAGGGTGCCTCCGCCGTCGGACGCGCCCCTACCCTTCGACCGGGTGCTGGTGAACGAGCAGGGTCATTACGACGCCGCCACCGGCAAGTTCACCTGCCAGGTGCCAGGAGTCTACTACTTCGCGGTCCACGCCACTGTCTACCGGGCTAGCCTGCAGTTTGATCTGGTCAAGAACGGCGAGTCCATCGCctctttcttccagttttttggggggtggccCAAGCCAGCCTCGCTCTCTGGAGGCACCATGGTGAGGCTGGAGCCCGAGGACCAGGTGTGGGTGCAGGTGGGCGTGGGTGATTACATCGGCATCTATGCCAGCATCAAGACGGACAGCACCTTCTCCGGATTTCTGGTATATTCTGATTGGCACAGCTCCCCTGTCTTCGCTTGA
- the MFRP gene encoding LOW QUALITY PROTEIN: membrane frizzled-related protein (The sequence of the model RefSeq protein was modified relative to this genomic sequence to represent the inferred CDS: inserted 1 base in 1 codon), whose translation MKDCSDIILCVEETELSKTFCNPAFQPESGXTCPPPAFWEEASCSIRAPWHDQRRRVLQPDCHFSWLCVLLLASLLLLLLGLLVAITLTQLQAAHPPGASYHPLSARDLTTTSTTSTTTTTTSQATRTPKGQQEVGMSPTLQSTCGGILPGPRGFFSSPNYPDPYPPNVHCMWHIKVATDHTIQLKVETLSMESVASCLFDRLEISPEPEGPLLRVCGRVPPPTLNTNASHLQVAFVSDSSVEGFGFHAWYQAVAPGNGSCAHDEFPCDQLICLLPDSVCDGFTNCADGSDETNCSAQFSGCGGNLTGLQGTFSAPSYLQEYPHQQLCTWHISVPAGHGIELQFHNFSLEAQDECKFDYVEVYETSNSGALGLLGRFCGAELPPPLISLHRRLAVLFRTDHGFSSGGFSATYQALNTTENPCGPRESSCKNGGCKSLQWMCDTRRDCTESSDNKCSSPLFPLPELACEPVQVQMCIGLSYNTTAFPNIWVGMATQEEVVEVLRGYKSLTSLPCYQNFRRLLCGLLVPHCTPLGSVLPPCRSVCQDAEHQCQSGLAFLGTAWPFNCNRLPEAAGLEACAQP comes from the exons ATGAAGGACTGCTCAGATATCATCCTGTGTGTGGAGGAGACAGAGCTGAGCAAG ACTTTCTGCAATCCTGCTTTCCAGCCTGAATCGG TCACATGCCCTCCACCAGCCTTCTGGGAGGAGGCCAGCTGCAGCATCCGCGCCCCCTGGCATG ATCAGCGTCGCCGAGTGCTGCAGCCAGACTGCCATTTCTCCTGGTTATGTGTCCTCCTGCTGGCCAGCCTGCTGCTCCTACTGCTGGGGCTGCTGGTGGCCATCACCCTGACCC AGTTGCAGGCTGCACACCCTCCTGGGGCCTCCTATCATCCACTCTCTGCCCGAGACCTCACCACCACTAGCACCacctctaccaccaccaccaccacctctcagGCAACTAGGACCCCTAAAGGGCAGCAGGAGGTGGGCATGAGCCCCACACTTCAGTCCA CCTGTGGGGGCATCCTTCCTGGACCAAGGGGCTTCTTCAGCAGCCCCAACTACCCAGACCCTTACCCACCCAATGTTCACTGCATGTGGCACATCAAAGTAGCCACAGACCACACAATACAGCTCAAGGTTGAAACTCTCAGCATGGAGAGTGTGGCCTCCTGTCTTTTCGATCGCTTGGAAATCTCCCCTGAGCCTGAAGGTCCCCTTCTCAG AGTATGTGGGAGGGTGCCTCCCCCCACACTCAATACGAATGCCAGCCACCTCCAGGTGGCCTTCGTCTCTGACAGCAGTGTGGAAGGATTTGGTTTCCATGCCTGGTACCAGGCTGTGGCTCCTGGGAATG GGAGCTGTGCCCATGATGAATTCCCCTGTGACCAGCTCATCTGCCTACTACCTGACTCAGTGTGTGATGGTTTTACCAACTGTGCTGACGGCAGTGACGAGACCAACTGCAGTGCCCAGTTCTCAG GATGTGGAGGAAACCTGACTGGGCTCCAGGGCACTTTCTCTGCTCCGAGCTACCTGCAGGAGTATCCTCACCAACAA CTTTGCACCTGGCATATCTCAGTGCCCGCTGGACATGGCATAGAACTACAGTTCCACAACTTCAGCCTGGAAGCTCAGGATGAGTGCAAGTTTGACTATGTGGAGGTGTATGAGACCAGCAACTCAGGAGCCCTCGGCCTCCTGGGCAG GTTCTGCGGAGCagagctgccccctcccctcatCTCCTTACACCGCCGTCTGGCTGTGCTCTTCAGGACAGATCATGGCTTCAGCAGCGGGGGCTTCTCAGCCACCTACCAGGCACTCAACACCACAGAGA ACCCCTGTGGGCCCAGAGAGTCCTCCTGCAAGAATGGAGGGTGTAAGAGTCTGCAGTGGATGTGTGACACACGGAGAGACTGCACAGAGAGCAGTGACAACAAATGCAGCAGCCCCTTGTTTCCACTTCCAG AGCTGGCCTGTGAGCCTGTCCAAGTGCAGATGTGCATCGGGCTGAGCTACAACACCACGGCCTTCCCAAACATCTGGGTGGGCATGGCCACCCAGGAGGAAGTGGTGGAGGTCCTCAGAGGTTACAAG AGCCTGACAAGTCTGCCCTGCTATCAGAATTTCCGGAGGCTCCTCTGTGGGCTGCTGGTGCCCCACTGCACCCCACTAGGCAGTGTCCTTCCTCCTTGCCGCTCTGTCTGCCAGGACGCAGAGCACCAGTGCCAGTCTGGCTTGGCATTCCTGGGTACTGCTTGGCCCTTCAATTGCAACAGGCTGCCTGAGGCAGCTGGTCTGGAGGCTTGTGCCCAGCCCTGA